One window of Bacillus alkalicellulosilyticus genomic DNA carries:
- the hflC gene encoding protease modulator HflC, which yields MSDNIVDINERRPSDEWKKYTGLGITIVIIISLFLIVISNLFIVEQGEYKVVRQFGEVVRVENEPGLSYKIPFIQTVTSIPKYQMSYDVTPAEINTRDKKRMLVDNYAVWKVEDPRLMISNARSVEGAESIMANFIFSVIRAELGQLNYDEIINDEASTRGSFNERVRDRVNELLTRDGYGISVTDIRMKRTDLPEENEQAVFRRMISERQSTAQAYLSEGDAEANRIRARTDRDVQRIVSTATADANEIIAQGESEAAQIYNDAFGVDPDFYNLYRTLLSYETTIQDETVIVLPANSPYARLLMGYTE from the coding sequence ATGAGCGATAATATTGTAGATATCAATGAAAGACGCCCTAGTGATGAGTGGAAGAAGTACACTGGGCTTGGTATAACGATTGTCATAATTATTTCCTTATTTTTGATTGTGATTAGTAATTTATTTATCGTTGAGCAAGGAGAATACAAGGTTGTAAGACAATTCGGTGAGGTTGTCCGTGTGGAAAACGAACCTGGATTAAGTTACAAGATACCTTTTATTCAAACGGTAACTTCCATACCAAAATATCAAATGAGTTATGATGTTACACCTGCTGAAATCAATACAAGAGATAAAAAGAGAATGTTAGTTGACAACTATGCGGTTTGGAAAGTTGAAGACCCGCGATTAATGATTTCTAATGCACGTTCAGTAGAAGGTGCCGAGTCAATCATGGCTAACTTTATTTTCTCGGTTATCCGTGCAGAATTAGGTCAACTTAATTATGATGAAATCATCAATGATGAAGCATCAACTCGTGGAAGTTTTAACGAACGGGTTCGTGATCGTGTGAACGAGCTATTAACTCGAGATGGTTATGGGATATCAGTTACAGATATTCGTATGAAACGAACCGATTTGCCTGAAGAGAATGAGCAAGCGGTGTTTAGAAGAATGATCTCAGAGCGTCAATCAACTGCACAAGCTTACTTATCTGAAGGGGATGCCGAAGCAAACCGAATTCGTGCGCGGACAGACCGAGATGTTCAGCGCATTGTTTCAACAGCAACAGCGGATGCCAATGAAATTATTGCCCAAGGGGAATCAGAGGCAGCACAAATTTATAATGATGCCTTTGGAGTTGATCCGGATTTTTATAATCTTTATCGAACGCTCCTTTCCTATGAAACAACAATTCAAGATGAGACGGTTATTGTCTTGCCAGCAAATTCGCCTTATGCCCGTTTGTTAATGGGATATACTGAATAA
- the mutM gene encoding DNA-formamidopyrimidine glycosylase, with translation MPELPEVETVKRTLQKLITGKTIEDVTITWPRIIKEPDDIEQFRHLIKGQTIEDVSRRGKFLKIILTDFVLVSHLRMEGRYGIYTPDEEVNKHVHVIFTFTDGVQLRYQDVRKFGTMHLFPRGEEEKVMPLAQLGVEPFSPQFTPRTLSEAFKNCERKIKVVLLDQKTVVGLGNIYVDEALFRAKIHPETIAKKVSTKQIKKLHQEIVATLQEAVDQGGSSIKSYVNGQGEMGYFQQFLVVYGRKNEPCVNCGTPIVKTVVGGRGTHYCPDCQK, from the coding sequence ATGCCTGAACTTCCAGAAGTTGAAACGGTTAAAAGAACGTTACAAAAACTAATAACAGGAAAGACAATTGAGGATGTAACGATTACTTGGCCACGGATAATTAAAGAGCCTGATGACATTGAACAATTCCGTCATTTAATTAAAGGTCAAACGATTGAAGACGTGTCCCGGAGAGGTAAGTTTCTCAAGATTATTTTAACCGACTTTGTATTGGTCTCTCACTTGCGTATGGAAGGGCGTTATGGGATATATACCCCAGATGAAGAAGTGAATAAGCACGTACACGTCATTTTTACATTTACCGATGGGGTACAACTACGATACCAAGACGTCCGGAAGTTTGGTACGATGCATTTATTTCCTAGGGGAGAAGAAGAAAAGGTCATGCCATTGGCACAGTTAGGAGTGGAACCATTTTCTCCCCAATTCACTCCGCGTACGTTGAGTGAGGCCTTTAAGAACTGTGAACGAAAGATTAAGGTTGTTTTGTTAGACCAAAAAACAGTAGTTGGCCTTGGTAATATATATGTAGATGAAGCTTTGTTTCGGGCAAAAATTCATCCAGAAACTATTGCAAAAAAGGTCAGTACCAAGCAAATTAAAAAGCTTCATCAAGAAATTGTAGCTACACTTCAAGAAGCAGTAGACCAAGGTGGAAGTTCAATTAAGTCATACGTAAACGGACAAGGGGAAATGGGTTATTTCCAACAATTTCTAGTCGTATACGGAAGAAAAAATGAACCATGTGTAAATTGCGGGACCCCAATCGTAAAAACGGTTGTAGGCGGTCGCGGAACTCATTACTGTCCGGATTGCCAAAAATAA
- the ytaF gene encoding sporulation membrane protein YtaF, whose protein sequence is MVELLSLLVLALAVSLDSFGVGLTYGLRKMKLPFFSLLFIASCSAISILVAMGFGTLIQSYMSPQFAEALGGIILVLIGTWAVYSVLWRKPNDTEQLPVETETKMDTKVLFALEIKKLGLVIRILRKPMEADFDKSGTITGREAFLLGIALSLDAFGAGIGAALIGFSPVFMAITVAIMSALFVTFGMKSGFRFADSYWVQKFSFIPGLLLISIGLWNLFM, encoded by the coding sequence ATGGTTGAATTACTGTCTTTACTTGTATTAGCTTTAGCGGTTAGCTTAGACAGCTTTGGTGTCGGCTTAACATACGGGTTACGAAAAATGAAACTTCCATTTTTCTCATTATTATTTATTGCAAGTTGTTCGGCAATCTCCATTTTAGTTGCGATGGGATTTGGTACGTTGATTCAAAGCTATATGTCACCTCAATTTGCTGAGGCATTAGGTGGCATCATCCTTGTTCTCATCGGGACTTGGGCAGTCTATTCAGTGCTTTGGCGAAAGCCAAATGACACAGAACAACTTCCAGTAGAAACAGAAACAAAAATGGATACGAAAGTTTTATTTGCCCTTGAGATAAAAAAGCTAGGTCTTGTCATTAGAATCCTTCGCAAACCGATGGAAGCAGATTTTGATAAGTCAGGAACCATTACAGGTAGAGAGGCCTTTCTTTTGGGGATTGCCTTGTCTCTTGATGCATTTGGTGCGGGTATTGGAGCGGCGCTAATAGGATTTTCACCTGTATTCATGGCGATTACGGTTGCGATTATGAGTGCCCTTTTTGTAACCTTTGGAATGAAAAGTGGATTTCGTTTTGCGGACTCATACTGGGTTCAGAAATTTTCCTTCATTCCAGGCTTGCTATTGATTTCAATCGGGCTATGGAATTTATTTATGTAA
- the hflK gene encoding FtsH protease activity modulator HflK yields MVTVKQLVIGFVSLFAIGILALFLATGWYTVDETEQAALITFGKVDETITEPGLHFKLPWPIQNVRVLPRETFALRVGYQETDSGLSYSDEAKMITGDENILLADLIVQWRITNPEQYLFNSNDPEGILFNASSASLRGVIGSSLIDEVLTDQRPEIEARVREYLIELIEAYEIGITVMDVKLQDVELPNEEVRQAFMEVTDAREERLTKINEAEKYRNQLINEAEGEQDAVISRAEGTSIERVERARGDIARFNALYNEYRQNPDITRQRLILETLETVLPGTDIYILDSNNDTVNYLPIRPIERRPEAEGGVTNER; encoded by the coding sequence ATGGTAACAGTAAAACAATTAGTTATAGGTTTTGTTTCACTATTTGCGATAGGGATACTTGCTTTATTTTTAGCCACGGGCTGGTATACCGTAGATGAAACAGAACAAGCAGCATTAATTACGTTCGGTAAAGTGGATGAAACGATTACAGAACCAGGTCTTCATTTTAAATTACCTTGGCCTATTCAAAATGTTCGAGTTTTACCAAGAGAGACGTTTGCACTACGAGTGGGCTATCAAGAAACAGATTCTGGCCTATCCTACTCAGATGAAGCGAAAATGATTACCGGGGATGAAAACATCCTATTAGCTGATTTAATTGTGCAATGGCGTATAACGAATCCAGAACAATACTTATTTAATAGTAATGACCCAGAAGGAATTCTATTTAATGCTTCTTCAGCTTCACTCCGTGGAGTCATTGGTAGTTCTTTGATTGATGAAGTATTAACAGATCAGAGACCTGAAATTGAAGCTAGAGTAAGAGAATATTTAATAGAACTTATAGAAGCTTATGAAATTGGAATTACCGTCATGGATGTTAAACTTCAAGATGTCGAACTCCCAAATGAAGAAGTTCGTCAAGCCTTTATGGAAGTAACCGACGCAAGGGAAGAGCGTTTAACAAAAATTAACGAAGCTGAAAAATATCGAAATCAGCTGATTAATGAAGCTGAAGGGGAACAGGATGCAGTTATTTCTCGTGCAGAAGGAACTAGTATTGAACGAGTAGAAAGAGCACGTGGTGATATAGCACGATTTAACGCACTTTATAACGAGTATCGACAAAATCCAGACATTACACGTCAGCGACTTATCCTTGAAACACTTGAAACGGTGTTGCCTGGGACAGACATCTATATTTTAGACAGTAATAATGATACGGTTAACTACCTACCAATTCGACCAATTGAACGTCGACCAGAGGCTGAGGGAGGAGTAACTAATGAGCGATAA
- the pnpS gene encoding two-component system histidine kinase PnpS, with protein MSKFRYKLIVSILLVTLISLAGLGIVIGQLFKDFYFDHLTDRMEKETQLTAFSVKDFDLVYSEELQDLALELSTRLGARITIIAPDGTVVGESAKSPLIMDNHLERPEIQTALNGEGGYEIRYSDTVNADLLYYAVPLLDESEQLLGFVRLGIPIQALSDVNKNIWTILIISISFTFIVIVSVIYRIANQMIQPIEEATTVANQLTEGNFQARTAEGRNDEIGRLSRSINVLAYNLDQVTKRHQVQQERMETLIENMGSGLLFINTRGDITLINRSCKDIFQEDTDKWLNKLYYEVIKHKEVIRIVQDIFMMEKKQRKQIKLPIHIEVRHFDVYGAPVLSEEGVLKGIALVFHDITELKKLEQVRKDFVANVSHELKTPVTSIRGFSETLLDGAMEDEQLRKKFLTIILKESERLQSLIHDLLELSRIEQQYFKLNWHETNIAHVVEEVVELLKVKAEEKNIALLYDVEGVPIMQADAARIQQIMINLVNNAITYTPSEGNIHVKVSVNEQQKINIIVQDSGIGISEQELPRIFERFYRVDKARSRNSGGTGLGLAIVKHLVEAHHGFIEVSSKVGHGTTFTMTFDRNASEPKE; from the coding sequence ATGTCTAAGTTTCGCTATAAACTAATTGTTTCCATACTATTGGTAACTTTAATCTCGTTAGCCGGTCTTGGGATTGTTATCGGACAACTCTTTAAAGATTTTTATTTTGACCACCTAACAGATAGAATGGAAAAAGAGACTCAGCTTACTGCATTTTCAGTGAAAGATTTTGACCTTGTATATAGCGAAGAGTTACAAGACCTTGCCCTTGAGTTGAGTACTAGATTAGGTGCACGAATTACGATAATTGCTCCTGATGGAACGGTGGTAGGGGAATCTGCCAAATCACCTTTAATCATGGATAACCATCTCGAACGACCAGAAATCCAAACTGCGCTTAACGGCGAAGGCGGGTATGAAATAAGGTATAGCGATACCGTCAATGCAGACCTTCTCTATTATGCAGTACCTTTGTTGGACGAAAGTGAGCAACTATTAGGATTTGTTCGATTAGGTATACCGATTCAAGCATTAAGTGATGTGAATAAAAACATCTGGACGATATTGATTATAAGTATTTCATTCACCTTTATTGTTATTGTGTCGGTTATTTATCGTATTGCAAATCAAATGATCCAACCAATCGAAGAGGCAACAACAGTAGCGAATCAATTAACTGAAGGGAATTTTCAGGCACGGACTGCAGAAGGGAGAAACGATGAAATTGGTCGTTTAAGTCGTTCTATTAACGTCTTAGCCTATAACCTTGATCAAGTTACAAAACGACATCAAGTGCAACAAGAACGGATGGAAACATTAATTGAAAACATGGGTAGTGGACTTCTTTTTATCAATACTCGGGGAGATATCACTCTCATTAATCGCTCGTGTAAGGATATTTTCCAAGAGGATACGGATAAATGGCTTAATAAGCTTTATTATGAGGTCATTAAGCATAAGGAAGTTATTAGAATCGTTCAAGATATCTTCATGATGGAAAAAAAACAAAGAAAACAAATCAAGCTACCAATTCATATTGAAGTTAGGCATTTTGATGTTTATGGGGCTCCAGTTTTAAGTGAAGAAGGAGTACTCAAAGGGATTGCTCTAGTGTTTCATGACATCACGGAACTTAAAAAGCTAGAGCAAGTCAGAAAAGACTTCGTTGCGAACGTGTCTCATGAACTGAAAACACCAGTAACATCGATTAGAGGTTTTTCTGAAACATTATTAGATGGAGCAATGGAAGATGAGCAGTTACGAAAGAAATTCCTGACAATCATTTTAAAAGAAAGCGAAAGGCTTCAAAGTTTGATCCATGACCTTCTCGAACTCTCAAGAATTGAACAACAATATTTCAAACTAAACTGGCATGAAACGAACATTGCCCATGTTGTTGAAGAAGTCGTAGAACTGTTAAAAGTGAAAGCGGAAGAAAAGAACATTGCATTACTGTATGATGTTGAAGGTGTCCCAATTATGCAGGCAGATGCTGCCCGTATTCAACAAATTATGATTAATTTAGTGAACAATGCTATCACCTATACCCCTTCAGAAGGAAACATTCATGTTAAAGTGAGTGTCAATGAACAACAGAAAATTAATATTATAGTACAGGATAGTGGAATTGGTATAAGCGAACAGGAACTTCCGCGAATTTTTGAGCGGTTTTATCGTGTTGATAAAGCGCGCAGTCGAAATTCAGGAGGGACTGGACTTGGTCTTGCGATAGTCAAACACTTGGTCGAAGCGCATCACGGTTTCATAGAGGTTTCTAGTAAAGTTGGTCATGGAACAACTTTTACGATGACCTTTGATAGAAACGCAAGTGAACCAAAAGAATGA
- a CDS encoding DUF1499 domain-containing protein — protein MGIKETFKQIFTTHTETTETHYDETLKTRYYKTTKDRGINEVVNLINQSKGYTLKRADHERGEIFVQMTTPRKAFVTITVIQVKPFKTAVDISVGTETVLFTDFGYSRKAIQVFYAELDKKLQYIGSGLGEQLL, from the coding sequence ATGGGAATTAAAGAAACGTTTAAACAAATTTTCACAACTCATACTGAAACAACAGAAACGCATTATGATGAGACATTAAAAACAAGATATTATAAAACAACGAAGGACCGAGGAATTAATGAAGTTGTAAATTTAATAAATCAATCAAAAGGCTATACGTTAAAACGAGCTGACCATGAACGTGGTGAGATCTTTGTTCAAATGACAACTCCGAGAAAAGCGTTCGTTACGATAACGGTCATTCAAGTAAAGCCATTTAAAACAGCAGTGGACATCTCAGTGGGAACAGAAACGGTTCTATTTACCGATTTTGGCTATAGCAGAAAAGCGATTCAAGTATTTTATGCAGAGCTTGACAAGAAGCTTCAATATATTGGATCTGGTCTAGGAGAGCAACTCTTGTAA
- the coaE gene encoding dephospho-CoA kinase (Dephospho-CoA kinase (CoaE) performs the final step in coenzyme A biosynthesis.), whose amino-acid sequence MIIGLTGGIASGKSTISAYFLEKGIPVIDADKIAREVVEPGEKTLEKLVTAFGQEILEVDGTIARKKLGEIIFNDETERLKLNSIIHPAIRTRMVEKKEELLQKGHSHIVYDIPLLFESNLTHMVEKVILAYVDEQVQLERLQLRDNSSKEEALRRIHSQMPLKDKVVLADEVINNNGSIEETKEQVLRILKKWNVL is encoded by the coding sequence ATGATTATAGGACTAACAGGTGGAATAGCGAGCGGCAAGTCGACTATTTCCGCCTACTTCCTCGAAAAAGGGATACCAGTAATTGATGCAGATAAAATCGCAAGAGAAGTCGTTGAGCCTGGAGAAAAGACGCTTGAGAAATTAGTTACTGCTTTTGGTCAGGAAATCTTAGAAGTAGATGGAACCATTGCCAGAAAAAAGCTAGGCGAAATCATTTTTAATGACGAGACAGAGCGGTTAAAGTTAAATAGCATCATTCATCCAGCAATTCGTACTCGTATGGTTGAAAAAAAAGAGGAGCTCTTACAAAAAGGGCATAGTCATATTGTATATGACATTCCGCTTTTATTTGAAAGCAACCTAACACATATGGTGGAAAAAGTCATATTAGCTTATGTTGATGAACAAGTTCAATTAGAAAGACTCCAACTGCGAGACAACAGTTCCAAGGAAGAAGCATTACGGCGAATTCACTCGCAGATGCCCTTAAAAGATAAAGTAGTGTTAGCTGATGAAGTTATCAATAACAACGGTTCAATTGAAGAAACGAAAGAACAAGTTCTGCGGATTTTGAAAAAATGGAATGTCCTCTAG
- the polA gene encoding DNA polymerase I, which yields MNKLVLVDGNSIAYRAFFALPLLNNDKGVYTNAVYGFTMMLLKVIEEEKPTHMLVAFDAGKTTFRHNTYGEYKSGRQKTPHELSEQFPYIRKVLDAFNISRFEVENYEADDIIGTLAKQAEAQEWDVKIYSGDKDLLQLVTNKVTVSLTRKGVTNVETYNVDGIKEKYGITPEQIIDMKGLMGDSSDNIPGVPGIGEKTALKLLKEFASVEKVLDSIDQISGKKMKERLEENKEQALMSKELATIYREVPVDINFDSMNFGEYRQEDVVDLFKELEFNSLLDKVGGEESQPELIEEKLDFEFITEIKAEHFASPAALVIEVLEENYHQADIISVAIVSEAGNYVFSAETALGSEQFIAWANSSEHKKWVFDAKRAIVALGWKGIELNGIEFDYLIASYLLDPSVSSHELADITKRQGKKSVEYDETVYGKGAKKGVPSQDILHQHVVRKASAMYELKTELEQALEKNEQKSLFEDLEMPLSIILGKMETTGIKVDTSFLEQMGQELSEKLQELEAKIHELAGVKFNINSPKQLGEILFEKLNLPVIKKTKTGFSTSADILEKLKDKHEIVELILHYRQLGKLQSTYIEGLLKVVYQDTSKIHTIFNQALTQTGRLSSTEPNLQNIPIRLEEGRKIRKAFVPSEKGMSILAADYSQIELRVLAHIAKDEKLVTAFKEDMDIHTRTAMDVFHVKEDEVTSNMRRSAKAVNFGIVYGISDYGLSQSLDITRKEAAEFIERYFETYPKVKDYMENVIEQARENGFVTTLLHRRRYLADITSRNFNLRSFAERTAMNTPIQGTAADIIKKAMVDMATKLKEEKLESRLLLQVHDELIFEVPDHELEKMKKLVPEVMENALSLDVPLKVEVEYGATWYDAK from the coding sequence ATGAATAAATTAGTATTAGTTGATGGAAATAGTATTGCGTATCGGGCGTTTTTTGCTTTGCCTTTGTTAAATAATGACAAAGGTGTGTATACAAATGCGGTATATGGATTTACGATGATGCTATTAAAAGTGATTGAAGAAGAGAAACCAACACACATGCTTGTTGCCTTTGACGCTGGAAAAACAACATTTCGTCATAATACATACGGTGAATATAAAAGTGGTAGACAAAAAACACCACATGAATTATCTGAACAGTTCCCTTACATTCGTAAGGTGTTAGATGCTTTTAATATCTCTCGCTTTGAAGTCGAGAATTATGAAGCGGATGACATCATCGGTACGTTAGCCAAGCAAGCAGAAGCCCAAGAGTGGGATGTGAAGATTTATTCTGGTGATAAAGACTTACTTCAGTTAGTAACCAATAAAGTAACAGTATCGTTAACTCGAAAAGGAGTTACTAACGTTGAAACTTACAATGTCGATGGAATTAAAGAAAAATACGGAATTACTCCAGAGCAAATCATTGATATGAAAGGTCTTATGGGAGATAGTTCGGATAATATCCCTGGTGTTCCTGGAATTGGTGAAAAAACAGCACTTAAACTGTTAAAGGAATTTGCTTCCGTTGAGAAGGTATTAGATTCAATAGACCAAATCTCTGGTAAGAAAATGAAAGAAAGACTCGAAGAAAATAAGGAACAGGCATTAATGAGTAAGGAGTTAGCTACTATTTATCGTGAAGTTCCGGTAGATATTAATTTTGACTCGATGAATTTTGGAGAATACCGTCAAGAAGATGTCGTTGATTTGTTTAAGGAATTAGAATTTAACTCACTTTTAGATAAAGTAGGCGGGGAAGAAAGTCAACCTGAATTAATTGAAGAAAAACTTGATTTTGAGTTTATAACAGAGATTAAAGCAGAACATTTTGCATCTCCCGCAGCACTAGTTATTGAAGTCCTTGAGGAAAACTATCATCAAGCCGACATTATTTCGGTCGCCATCGTAAGTGAAGCGGGAAATTATGTTTTTTCAGCTGAAACGGCCCTTGGATCCGAACAATTTATCGCATGGGCAAACAGCTCAGAACATAAAAAATGGGTATTTGATGCAAAACGAGCAATTGTTGCGCTCGGTTGGAAAGGAATAGAATTAAACGGAATTGAGTTCGATTATTTAATTGCGTCTTATCTTTTAGATCCTTCCGTTTCATCACATGAACTTGCCGATATTACAAAACGTCAAGGGAAAAAGAGTGTTGAGTACGATGAAACAGTATATGGGAAAGGGGCCAAAAAAGGAGTACCTTCTCAAGACATCTTGCATCAGCATGTTGTTCGAAAGGCTTCTGCAATGTATGAGTTGAAAACAGAGCTTGAGCAAGCGTTAGAAAAGAATGAACAAAAATCGTTATTTGAAGACTTAGAAATGCCGTTATCGATTATTTTAGGAAAAATGGAGACAACAGGAATAAAGGTCGATACATCTTTCCTCGAACAAATGGGACAAGAGTTATCCGAAAAGCTACAAGAGTTAGAAGCAAAGATTCATGAACTCGCAGGTGTAAAGTTTAATATTAACTCACCAAAGCAGCTAGGAGAGATTCTCTTTGAAAAGTTAAACCTACCAGTAATTAAAAAAACAAAAACAGGCTTTTCCACATCAGCAGATATCCTTGAAAAGTTAAAAGACAAGCATGAAATTGTTGAACTCATTCTTCATTATCGACAATTAGGAAAACTTCAGTCGACATATATTGAAGGATTATTAAAAGTGGTTTATCAAGATACAAGTAAAATCCATACTATCTTTAACCAAGCGTTGACACAAACAGGACGACTAAGCTCAACAGAACCGAATTTACAAAACATCCCGATACGCCTTGAAGAAGGGAGAAAAATAAGAAAAGCATTTGTCCCATCTGAAAAAGGCATGTCGATTTTAGCAGCAGATTATTCTCAAATTGAATTACGAGTATTAGCTCATATCGCAAAAGATGAAAAGCTAGTGACTGCATTTAAAGAAGACATGGATATACATACACGAACCGCGATGGATGTATTCCATGTCAAAGAAGATGAGGTTACATCAAATATGCGTCGAAGTGCTAAAGCTGTTAACTTTGGAATTGTTTATGGAATAAGTGATTATGGTTTATCTCAGAGCTTAGATATTACGAGAAAAGAAGCTGCTGAATTTATTGAACGCTATTTTGAAACATATCCAAAAGTTAAAGATTACATGGAGAACGTTATAGAACAAGCACGTGAAAACGGGTTTGTCACCACGCTCCTTCATCGTCGACGCTACTTAGCAGATATTACGAGTCGTAATTTTAATCTGAGAAGTTTTGCGGAACGTACAGCGATGAATACCCCAATTCAAGGAACAGCTGCAGATATTATTAAAAAAGCTATGGTTGATATGGCCACCAAACTTAAGGAAGAGAAGTTAGAAAGTCGTCTATTACTACAAGTTCACGATGAATTGATTTTTGAAGTGCCTGACCATGAGCTAGAAAAAATGAAGAAGCTCGTTCCAGAAGTTATGGAGAATGCACTATCTTTAGATGTTCCATTAAAAGTTGAGGTAGAGTATGGCGCAACTTGGTATGATGCAAAATAA
- a CDS encoding response regulator transcription factor produces MSQRLLVVDDEESIVMLLQFNLEQAGYEVVTAMDGATAFSLAQEQKFDLVILDLMIPEMDGLDVCKQMRIHKIMTPILMLTAKDDEFDKVLGLELGADDYMTKPFSPREVVARVRAILRRVGQVQQAIETVNVDNESIQIAEVQIFPNNYEVMYKGKELELTPKEFELLLYLANHKGRVLTRDQLLNAVWNYEFVGDTRIVDVHISHLREKIEPNTKKPIYIKTIRGLGYKMEEPQLDV; encoded by the coding sequence ATGTCTCAGAGACTATTAGTTGTTGATGATGAAGAATCAATCGTTATGTTATTGCAGTTTAATTTAGAGCAGGCTGGCTATGAAGTTGTAACAGCAATGGATGGTGCAACTGCGTTTTCACTTGCTCAAGAACAAAAATTTGATTTAGTGATTTTAGACTTAATGATACCTGAAATGGATGGTCTTGATGTTTGTAAACAAATGCGTATACATAAAATAATGACTCCTATTTTGATGCTGACTGCGAAAGACGATGAATTTGATAAGGTACTCGGGTTAGAACTTGGCGCAGATGACTATATGACAAAGCCATTTAGTCCACGAGAGGTTGTAGCAAGAGTAAGGGCTATTTTACGAAGAGTTGGCCAAGTGCAACAAGCAATTGAAACCGTAAATGTTGATAATGAATCTATACAAATAGCGGAAGTACAAATATTTCCGAATAATTATGAGGTTATGTATAAAGGGAAGGAGTTAGAGCTTACACCGAAAGAATTTGAACTCCTTTTATACTTAGCGAATCATAAGGGAAGAGTGTTAACGCGAGATCAATTGTTAAATGCAGTATGGAATTATGAGTTTGTTGGCGATACGCGAATTGTTGATGTTCATATAAGTCATCTACGAGAGAAAATTGAACCAAATACAAAAAAGCCAATCTACATAAAAACAATAAGAGGACTAGGGTACAAAATGGAGGAGCCACAACTAGATGTCTAA
- the speD gene encoding adenosylmethionine decarboxylase, whose product MDTMGRHVIAELWGCDVNKLNDMSFIERTFVDAALEAGAEVREVAFHKFAPHGVSGVVIISESHLTIHSFPEHGYASIDVYTCGDRIDPNVASSFISKALEAKTSEVIEVPRGMGPVKVEERKVQALNY is encoded by the coding sequence ATGGATACAATGGGTCGTCACGTGATTGCAGAATTATGGGGTTGCGACGTAAACAAGTTGAATGACATGAGTTTCATTGAACGAACATTTGTTGATGCAGCGTTAGAAGCAGGTGCAGAGGTAAGAGAGGTAGCGTTTCACAAATTTGCTCCACATGGAGTTAGCGGGGTAGTTATCATTTCAGAATCGCATTTAACGATTCATAGCTTCCCAGAACATGGTTACGCAAGTATTGATGTGTATACATGCGGTGACCGAATCGATCCAAATGTGGCGTCTAGCTTTATCTCAAAAGCATTAGAGGCAAAAACAAGTGAAGTAATTGAAGTACCACGTGGGATGGGTCCAGTCAAAGTAGAAGAGCGAAAAGTGCAAGCATTGAATTACTAA